The window AGAcccggttgcgtcctcacctGTTGAGGAGAACTCCGGAATACGCCTATGACCAAGTTCCTGAAGTGGAATAAATCAGATGATGTATACTTAATCCaaaaagcgactcccatctggtCTTTGCAATATTTGCAGGGCATATTATGACGGACCACTGTATGACGTTACATCCAATTCCCTCGCTCCTTATTTGTTCGTGTACTCAAAATTTTCTACCACCGTAAGtgcaacgatactataataaatacgaaagttgcGTATGTGTGAGTGTGTTTGAtactttttcacgcaaaaactaccgaCCGGGTTTTCATATAACTTgcagtaatataattttgcttAGACATAAGACTCTTTACTCATCCCTACTCATAGAATCCTTAATAGTTGCGAAAGCaactctgtctgtctgtttcaCGATTCACGCCTAAAGCAAAGAACCGATTTAAGCAACAGCTATTTATGATATaaatgtgctgtgtggttcccggcaccaatacaaaaaagaataggaccactccatctctttcccatggatgtcgtaaaaggcgactaagagacaggcttacaaacttgggattcttttttaggcgatggtctagctacctgtcactatttgaatcttaattctatcttaaagccagatagctgaacgtggcctttcagtcttttcaagactgttggctctgtctaccccgcaagggatatagacgtgattatatgtatgtatatatgtgaaGACTACAACATGTAAATTGATCATATAATGCAATCATCACGGTTTCTTGGGCTACTTCAAAAATGTAACACAATAGGACAGGTAATGCCATAGGCGAGTCAGGTTACTAGAAATTAGGCGATCCAGCGAACCGTGTCGAGTGGGAAACCAATAAAGCTTGGTTAATCCGATCTAAATATCGACGTATTCATTCTTCATAGCCCTAATGCCTAGTGAATCTAGCACGGAATAGAACAACGGCTGGACTTTTCCAGTGCAGCTATGTAGACATCGTTTCGTCTCGACTTGCGATAACtacttattaaatactatTTCATAAGAAAGCACGCCCGCGTAAAATTCCTATTAGTTTTTACTTATGCAAATGTGCAAATTATCCCTAACATATGCACATAAGTACGAAACTTCGCGGATTGGGATGTGTGTTGATATGTCCATTATGCCCTGATCTGGcatcgaacccaggaccttgTAACTAGAGATGctgatgattaaaattatttttactttggttattttcatttccatTGAAATACTTATTCTACCTAGCTACCaacctacatatattaaattcatCCAGTCGTACTTGATTCTAACGTAATTAAATTTCCGTAATATGCAAGGAACTggaaaaaatatgcaaatacCAAAACCTGCTCAAAAGAACGTTACGGGTGATATATTATACTCGTAGGTCTAGCTCGAacctatgtttttaataaaaaaatcttccaCAAAACTCatgacattaatttttttgcctTCCAAATAACACCGActgtttaaaagaaaatatttgttaatcaTAGCTTTTTTGGAAACTTTAGGGGCTAGCTCAATATGTGTGACATGTCCAGTACACATACGACGTACTTATGTAAAGACtggtataaatttatatcagatttaattaagtttaattacctacctatttataatGGCAACTTTTaaacatgatccaatacgagttAATTACCCTACAAAGGAGGTCATACGgcagtcgcttcatgtaaaaatctgatttCCTCAAATCCAGGATCACGACGGTGACGACGTAACCCGGGCTGATGTCAGGAGAAAGATTTAAAATGGCAAAAAACGTTATATATGTCATAAAATCAAGAAAAcgcttttttctaaataaaaggcttaattataatatctataaaaaaggataGTCTGAAGACGAACCCTGGACCCCGAAACATTGCTGTGGAGTGCAACATGCGAACCGGTAACATGCGAAGATGAGATACTCGTAGAATATAGAAAAATAGATGAATGTCACCCACTCCAATTATGGGgcataaatgaataaaacaacATGTTCGGTAACCGattataatttcaatcatTGTCTTTTTCCTTCTCAATTGTACACATCGCCCTGTAGGCTAATTCTAcagtttaaaatatacttgCACCATACATtcaaagtaaaataagaaagcATAATTCGGAATACATTCAATATAACAGtgtcaaaaacaaattaacaataataaactgATTCAAGATGTAAAAGGGAGCAACAGacaatttataatgaaaacaaaaaataacatacaatgttttttaccttttgttttattagtatattgttagtataaaacaatagtAGACTATCTCCTTATGATCGtctgcaaaaataaaagaaactatGAATTGTAGTGTTTCTCCCAAAgctaaaaaagattaaaaatatttttatcattcattTGCATTTAAATTCTAACGTGATAGTTTATTAATCATGTGTTTCgcatctcttttttttataatttcaaataagtatttaagcgTTATGCGAcgcttaaaattattgtaatgaATTCACGATCTATGAAcatagcaataaaaaaagccTTGAAAAAGCATTAATGCATCCTTTGTTAATGTGAAAGTACTAAAGCTTAAACAAAATACGAGAACACATTATTCACTAGTAAATTTCAATTGACATTTCTgtgcttatttaaaaactgGGATGCCGAGGTTCAAGGTTAAGGCGGCAGTGTCGttcagaataaaatttatcgaaACTTGTTTGCATCTTAAAACATAGATAGGCTTACATTTATTCGACTAAAATGTCCCTAGTAAATGTTTGCTTTATATGTGAAATGTTATACACAGACGCATAGCTCTTTATCCCAACATCAAATTACGAACACAGATGAATTGCTCGCCGGCGCCGTAGAAACCCAGTCGCTTCGCCCAGTCGTTTCGCGCCCAACTACCAGAAAGGTCTACATGTTCTGGTTGAGTATACACAAGTTCACCATGACTGGATTGAATCTAacacttaaatattattgcctggatttatataaatattgtccGTACAAAGAAAAGCACTGTATATTTGCTGTATTAAATGCATGTCACTGTTTCCACGGGGATGTTCATTAATAtagtaaaacatatatttttatttaaaaaaaaaaagttaatatgtTATCCCAAACAGTCactataaaagtaattataaagatttatattatctccatcataaatcaaaacaaaagagaaaaacgaatacaaattaaaaatataattttgtgaccTTCATAAAGATCGTATAGAAacctgtattatatttatagtacaTATTGTATTAGTGATCTTTATATTTCACTTAAATCTAACTGCGTAAAttgtacatttttacaatgtttCTAACAATTTATGATACCAAAtagaataagtaataaatgttTCTGATCATAAAACATcaagaatgaatgaatgaaaaaacttAAGACGAAATCAATATTGTAAAAGCCTAAAATAGAAGCTACGAGTCATACGCACTGATATATTGGCGtgatacctatttttattgatatcgtCTTCACAATCGATTGTAACTTAACATAAAAAGGATCAAAAGATTGTAAATCTTACTAGATACTCCACTTTATGTACATTGGCACATACATTTCTCAAATTGATAGTACGTTTTCCTCTAATGttcagatattaaattttagcaTTACatgataacatttttttaaagttaaatttaattctattgaATGAAACTCAACAAACAGTTATGGTATCTTAATCTAAGgattctattttctattacCGATGGCGTACCTAAAGAATAACgtttaattaaagaaatattatctgAACATTAGAAAAATCAGCATACAAATTTCTAACATCTAATAAAGAGataagtacaaaaatacaacagACTCCATACAACATATTAGGAGCGAACTGTAGATACAGTAAGTACCCTTATGGGTATAGAATATTTGATATATTTGTCATACAATAACGTACTTAcatagacaataaaataaaattatgtaagtacttatatttgGTCAAAAATCACACATTCAGAAGCGCACGTTGCTACACCAAAATTAtaaggataaaatattttttttggaagactaatttaattatgtacacTTTTGGCAAATTGGAGACACAATTTTACATCATTCATTGTTTTGCATTtcgattaaaatttttgtagttCTGCATAAAAATCGCAATTTCCATACTACTATATGTGttgcaattttgtttattatgttatcaatagttttaaaaaaatggcgTAAGTTAAGTACACATTTAAACGgcaattatatttaatcttacactttagaaaaataataattgcagcgtgtatacatatcttattttaaaatcagaaATAGTCGTCTAAAATTACTATACCGAACGAATATATTATTCGAAAAGgtcttttttgtaaaagttacataatatccgtgtcataaaatttcaatttatgattatatctacaaaagaagaaactacatttaatataaaatatatcatgATCATTTCGTCCATTAAGTAAAGACCATAGAGTTTTGACATAAAAGAGTCAACATTCTATTTTACatcaaaacaaatgttttgaCTGTTCCGTCATTTTAACTTCATTCAAAGAGAGCTctaattttgtcattttttatttcaatctaAAAAATCGAGAATTGCATCTCTCACAAATGGTTACGCAAAGTAggcaaattttacatacatacataagacaagactgttacatacataaagtgtatatatatatgtgtttaaacttgtatatgtatgtgtataaataaagatactaCATAAGGCAAGacgatattaaaaatgtactaGATATGCTGAACGTGGTATCATCAGTTATTaacatgtatttaattatcataatATCGTCGAGTTAGGTTAGAATCCTATAATTCAAAGGACCTTAATTTACCAGctcaaattattttcttttataattatacatggtagatataattatctttatcACTGGCTATTTCACTATTGgtttttagatttaatttctttctttttactgTATAAAGCTGTTTGTCAAACatagttaataattattattattttaggaatGTCACTACCATAGATttgcagatttttttataataaatccaTCTGTATGGTTGtaacatttacattattataaagaggacATATCTTTTGCTAATGGATAGATTACTagtattttacacaaaaaggTTATCTATTGTAGCTAATGCAAATTCACGAAATAAAATAGAAGTACTCTATCTTTTCTGtggatgttataaataaacgaCTGATAGCGCAACAAAATTTCCTGACGTgggttcaattttcatttttattggaAATAATAGTTACTATTTCTGCGAAAGaattatcaaaatcagtttTACCTACAAATGTATTATCTCAGCTTTTCTTGTTCTCAGTTTCATCCTCAGCGTTTACGCTTCAGAACTCGAGTTCAAATGCCTTGAGATTTTCCCATACATAATTGCCTTGGCATTTTATAACGACAGGTCGTCCCTACCTTGGAAATGTTGATGcataatttatacttatttttctcttaaaacaattttttttcctctttataataactgtaacaatgtaaaaaaataaatgccaGCCTGTTATCTACGTAAAGATACACAGCTAAATTAAATAGCTACATTTTAACACACCGGCACACCTATTCTGTAACTCTTCATATTTGCACCACTTTACGTCGGCGGGTAAAAGCGAGCAGGTATTCTATGCCCCACACGAGCACGCAGGACATAATGAGGGCGTTTTGTACGTGAATGCAGATGGCAAAGCTGCCAGTGAAGTCTCGTACGTAACCTGGAATGAAAAGGATGGGTAAGTATATCAGAACACCGATAATAACCTCGTTGACAAAAACTCAATGAGAGTTGAGATGTTTAAtaccgtttttatttttcatctcCCACAACAAATctcttaaaaatgtataatgctACTAATAAAGTtttcactttaaaaataaacgggTTTTACTTCAATAGTGCATGCAAAGTGAAAAgttgaatattaaatttctgcaattttaacattttgataGGATATAACTTTGCCCGAGTtgcatttatgattttttcatttgttgTGATGCTCCTGTGTAATTGACTTAATAATAACTGACCTTTATTGCACAATCAGATGTTCTTTGCTGACAAAATACaagcaaaaaacaaaaaagaatttcaatttacaataacattaaatatgGTTATATAGTTGACCTTCGTTCttagattatttatattttttaatgttatgaaCTCACCAATAACAGGCCCCAACAATACTACAAGCACTCCTTTGCTGACCATATGCAAGCCGAAAGCGGCGGGCAATTTCTCCAGAGGACAGTATTCAGAGATAGTCAGTGTAAAGTTACTCAGGCACATGCCTCGGAAGAAACCACAGATGGACAACCAGATCATCAGGGGCACCCACTCGCTTTGCTCCGCTAGTActggaaaaatttaaaaagtcttTATCTGTATTGGATGTTGAGGTAATAGTTtctatttattctatttatttgatatatccgggacagattacacagattgagctagcctcgaagtaagttcgagacttgtgttacgagatactaacccaacgataaattgttttacaataaattattatttaaataaacatccaagacctagatccaagtttctcatcatgccctggccggtattcgaacccggggcCTCAGACAAGTgcattaccgctgcgccacagaggccgtcaagtttgttttaattccattatgttattaaaagcTTTTGTATCATCGTCGTCTGTatgataacttttttatctacatattttgAAAGCAAGCCTAAGCCTCTTTAGAATACGACGcataatagtaataatataccAAATTTTCGCGCATTTCCTTCAAAAGTTTTAAAGTCAGTAGCCTTTTTGCGTCCGTTATTTAGTAAGAAGGGTCAATAAATATTCTCTAAAAACATAAGCTTACCGTAAAAACATAATGAATTTACAACTAACCTGATCTAGTAGCCGCTAAAAAGAACGCAGACACAAAGAAAATCATTTTCTTCGATATAGCTGTCCTGTCAAATATTGGCGGTAGTATTAACCGCACTAAAATATCCGTTATCGCCGTCATGGACAGACAGAACGCCGTATCATTAGTATTGTAGCCCAAACTTCTTATGAAGAATGGTGTCAACATCCTAAATTGTAATTCCCCGCTCCAAAATAGAGAGAGGCCAAGTAAAAGGTTCAAAAACGACCAGTCTTTAAGTAGATCTAAATCCATAAGAGCTAtgaatttctttataaaattttctttcttttctggCACCGGCTCGGCTTTCTTGATTGCTTTCATTTGCAATGCGTCGTCTACAGTtgcctgaaaaaaatatatatgtcacAATACTGATCAAGTATTGTATGAAGCTTCTAATCAGTTcctatttatgtatatgacTGCAtctgtattttaaaacaattcatCGTGTTAACCTGATATTGAAAATACATGACTTTCTCAATAAAACACATTAAGAAGGCTACTTaaccaaagaaaaaaaatataaaccacaaaatctaaaacaacaaaaaaaaatgccaaTACCTACATCAAGGTACAGCTGCAAATAGCTGCCGGTGAAGTCCATGTTAGAAATATTCGATATCACAGACACCTTCCGCCTCCTGGCCGCTTCGCTCATACTACCGCTTGACGTCACCCGAGGCATGGCCGCGACAGACGCCGCAGAGGTCAGAGCGCCCAACTTATTGCAATTCTTCTCAAACTCCTGCAGAGGTTTATCACAAGTCTTTGCCCGGGGTAACCCGATGGTCCGAACTGAAGGGTGGTTCATGTTCCCGTGGGAGCGCTGCGTGGTCAACTTCGGCATCGGATGGTTGACCAGGGGCGAGACTACTTCGAATTTGTCTTCGTTCTCCTCGTCGCTCTCGTGTATGCACTCCATTTCctggaattaaaatattcaattttaacaaacaatatgttttttttttgacacatATTTTCGTCCACATCCTGAGTTCGCAAGATATGGGTGATAAATTTTTTTCGAAATATTAGGTACTATATTCATTCTAACAGTCagtttcaacaaaaatatttgttagatacagatactttataaaaaagaaacttatatcttcaatttatttctttgtaaataattcattctGTTACATATGCAgactaaaagaaaatatagtattattattagaatttCGTTCGAAGTTATGAACTTGTATTCTAATATATCACtctgtacatatgtacatatattacatacataaaaaaacgcCTTTTTCCAGTATAGAGAGTCAGTTCCAGTAGGCAAAGAtcacatatttccacttgccacgatctctgtatcTCTGTAggacttattttattaacctgTATTATTCCGTAGGGACctgttgtaatatttttttatctattgatGTTTTCCGCTTACACcgcaacataaaaataacgtaaataataatttcaatcatATTACTGAAGATGAGCTACGagtaacaatataattattcttaattgatatttaaaaaaccaaAGTAAGTGTAAAGAACATAGGGTAATTCTAATGGcgaataatttattgatagcGTGGGATAAATGACTGTACGTGAGCAAAACCACGAATTAAAACTAGTCGTGCTGGCATGTTTTAACACAAGCAGATTCTAAGTAAAACAAAGggaaatacatatttgtaaattttgccGGAAAGTTATTGGAAATCAATCGttaattagtaaataattatgcCTTTGTGCGATCCATTGTGCAGTAGCTGTTGATATATTGCCGACACGAACAATATTCAACTTAAACCTGTCCATGATTTAAAGGACATAggagaagaaagaaaaaaatttataccaatttttttgacatacataagtacccacttttttatataactcaTTGATTTCAGAGTGAGTATTCCCCTATTgcattcataaatttttgatGCGCTCCAAAAACTTCATCCACTTCGTccagtcctattatttttttttaattaaaggttTGTTGTTTACGTGTTTAATactattaaactttaaaattaattaagaagaagaatgttttttttttatattttataataatgggCCGGTTAAAATAATGCCTAGAAGATACTCTTTTACAATAAGATATTCATTACAATTAGACGTAGTAACAGGactagaaaagggtatgttaagatggtttgggacgatgaatgaaagcaggttgactaagcagatatacaaagaGAGTGTAGAAGCAAacgtcggagtgggaaggcctagacgaacatatcttgatctttgggacgtcctggcaaagggtcaggtcaagagtacccaaaaccgccgagcttgcatgaagagagttatgaatgtgaatgaagccaaagagaagtatgcagagatcgtggcaagtagaaagatgtagtctctgcctacccctccggaaaaacggcgtgagttttttttatatttgtcaaaACATCGCAAGGTCGACCTAGACTAGCTAAGCAGACGTGACAATCTATGTATTACACATACAAAGTAAACAACAAATAACTAATCACatgttataataaacattCCCACGGACCTACCGAGTATTGAATATGTTCAAACAGACATAATAGCGAACAATAACTGTACTAATATTGTCACATTAAACAACCATGTTACTTAGGTCATTGTCATCGAGGCGTGCACGAGTAATTAGTGTATTGTTTATTTGGCCGTTTACATTCAAATgactaataaaatacttatacttaattttctttttattagtaCTATTTTTGGTgaagtatcttttttttaacaatgaaaAATAGACCGTAT is drawn from Amyelois transitella isolate CPQ chromosome 6, ilAmyTran1.1, whole genome shotgun sequence and contains these coding sequences:
- the LOC106131330 gene encoding uncharacterized protein LOC106131330, with translation MTAEKTKGTKRPPPTKKVAPDGGWAWMVCLGVSLVNFSTRSLEPSFGLLFKDLLDDLGVHTTGASVIASTLDSVVNFSGFFVGPVIKTFSYRKVCFVGSTICALGLLFTAPANSMGHILATYSILGGFGVGLASSSSFVSLNHYFSKKRGQAVGLSMAGTGFGLMVMPQLVKILLGEYGFRWTVVILGALAFHAVLGSCLLQPVKRHLIEVPVDCEMQNIKEMECIHESDEENEDKFEVVSPLVNHPMPKLTTQRSHGNMNHPSVRTIGLPRAKTCDKPLQEFEKNCNKLGALTSAASVAAMPRVTSSGSMSEAARRRKVSVISNISNMDFTGSYLQLYLDATVDDALQMKAIKKAEPVPEKKENFIKKFIALMDLDLLKDWSFLNLLLGLSLFWSGELQFRMLTPFFIRSLGYNTNDTAFCLSMTAITDILVRLILPPIFDRTAISKKMIFFVSAFFLAATRSVLAEQSEWVPLMIWLSICGFFRGMCLSNFTLTISEYCPLEKLPAAFGLHMVSKGVLVVLLGPVIGYVRDFTGSFAICIHVQNALIMSCVLVWGIEYLLAFTRRRKVVQI